AAACAAGAACAGCAATAAattaaaaacacctaaacagAGAGAAGGAGGTGACTGCAGCAGTAGCCATTGGAATTTTCACTGCCTTTCGAGACTCAGGTTTTTAAGCTCACTCTGCAATGCAATACCCACAAAAGGAATTTCCCaagtaaataattaattaaaatttaacataTAGGAAATTGGGCTGCATCTGGACCGTCCAAAAAGACCAATAAAAGTCTCATCCAACGGCTCTGATGGAGTCAAGGGACTATTCTTTCACAACCCCTTTCATTTTTTGTGGAAGATATAAATACACAGAAAAAAGATAGTGGCTTTATTTGCAAAAGGGTGCAGATATTACAGAAAAATGGCTCACTTTGTTCTGCAAGTCCCAAACAGCTTGAGAAGCTTCACTGTTTCTGCTTCTCTTTCATCCAATGGTACCAAAATTAAAACCTCTATTAGTTTTATTAGAGTATAGATTTTATTGctaattggctagttaatttGAGTCTTTCTCTTGTAAAAATGTAAACTTTGATGGGAATTAGGGGCTTGTAGTAACTTAGCTGTTTACATGCATTCACTCTTACACTCGAGGTTCTGAGTTCGATTCTCCCCTTCCCCACTATTGTTTTGATCAAAAGAAAATACTTTGATGAATTGTTTTGGACTGATACTTTGATGAAGATTAACATTTAATTTTTCAGGGTCTACTCCTTTGAGTTCTCGGGGGAGcagtggaggtggtggtgggcCAGTGATACTGGAGCTTCCTCTGGATAAGATAAGGCGGCCATTGATGAGAACCAGAAGTAACGATCCAAACAAGGTTCAAGAGCTCATGGATAGCATCCAAGAAATTGGCCTTCAAGTACCTGTAAGAACTGCTAAATGCCCCAAACTTTTAAATTTACTATGTTGGGTTTTGTACTTTCTGTTTGGTTTCCTAGAAAGTGAAGAGAAAATAATTTgctttgaatatgatttattTTGAAGTTTTCACTTTTGAGTACCATGCTTACCCTGCCTTTCTCAAATTTTAAATATCAGGCTGTGTTCTATTAATTGTGTAATGCAATGCAATGCTTGTCCTTAGACATAGAAAATGGACTTGTTGAGATGATTATTATTTAACTTTCCGCTCGATCAAGTATGAATTTATAGTTAACAACAAATGAAAATGAGGATAACATGGGGCGAGTGAGCAATTGTGCAGTACGCCTTACACTGATTAACGAATGAAAATGAGGATAACATGGGGCGTGAGTGAGCAATTGTGTAGTGCGCCCTCACGCTGATTAATGGAAGTTTTCAGTTCATCGAAAGAGTAAATCTTTGTGACTAATTTGTTCTTATTGTCGACTTTGAAGCTGTTGTTGGAACCAAACCATACTAAAACATAGGGAGTATGAAGGTAGTTGTCTTAACTTGAAAGATGCAATTGTGTAGTGCGCCCTCACGCTGATTAATGGAAGTTTTCAGTTCATCGAAAGAATAAATCTTTGTGACTAATTTGTTCTTATTGTCGACTTTGAAGCTGGTGTTGGAACCAAACCATACTAAAACATAGGGAGTATGAAGGTAGTTGTCTTAACTTGAAAGATTCTGGTCAAGGTTGGTGGAATATTGTTGCTGTGATTTATCAGTCTTAGATTGCCTTTCTTCCTTTTCCAATTTCTCTTAGGAACTACACTTATTTCTGCTATTTTGTTTGACAAGAAACTCAGGGATTACAGTATTTCATAGGAGAAAACCAATTAGAACATATAATTTGGACGCTAATATTCCAggtttttttgttggaaatatATAGGCGTTCTCAAGTAGGCTTTCTATAAAGAATACGATACATGAATTTGTAGTGATAAGTTAACATGCGGTATAAGGCCATAGGTAGCTTAAGCTTTTGTATGTCGTCATTACATCTTGATGCTTCGATCATCTCTCGCTAGATGACTTTGAGCATTAAAGATTCGGCTTAATAGCTGcgaataacttttggatatgtGTTGATGTGTAAATGTGTATACGTTTTTAGAGTGCAAGTATCTGCGTTCAATTCCTGGATCATATGCTTTCGTCTGACTTGACGTGCTAATGCAGATTGATGTGCTTGAGGTCGATGGAGCTTATTATGGTACGTGCCTATCACTATTCTAAGCTATGAAGGGTTATTATTCTCTCTATTTCTTCCTTACAGATCATTGGACTCCGTTCAGGATGCAATTTGTTTGTACCAGAATATTATAGCCGCACGCACATGTTTTTCAGGATCATAGCTGACGATTTGATCATGTTTTGGTAGGTTTCTCTGGTTGTCATCGCTACGAGGCTCACCAGCGCCTTGGGCTCCCCACAATACGTTGCAAAATTAGACGTGGAACAAAAGAAACTCTCAGGTAATGTTGTTGCCTAGTCTTCTTAGTGCTTAATTGTTTAGGTTTAGGTGTTCTTTCTATTAATTCACACATAATTTTCTTCATCTTGCAGGCATCACCTCCGCTGACTCTCTGTGGGTAGTCTGTCGGAGTGAATTTGCAGCGTTTACCAAGTTAATCAGCTATGGCATCGATTATCTTGCGCCTCCACTTGTTTATACAAAATCTTGTCAATAACATGTAATGTTTACAAGGTTGACTCTCTGTGGAAGCTGCTGCTATCCATAGTATCAATGCAAATCTTTGTTGCTTGGTTTTGTTTGTCTTCAACTAAACAGAAATTGAAATCATAGTAAATAACGACGAATGTTTACTCCGGTCGCCCGGACTTGGGGATGTCCACTCCGTGTGCTCGCCGTGATCGTGTCTCCGCTTTTTGTTTCAGATAGAGTAGTGTACAGGGTTTTGGAGGAGAGCTGAGTTCCAAGGAGATGAAAGAGATGTTTCCaacattttttggttttttctagTCTAGTTGAATAAGAAAAGTGAATTTTACACACCTTTTTTTCACCCCGCATTCTCGTTTCTTTGTGCGAAAATCATTTCCCTTGAATAAAGAAGCCCTGACTTACATAgaattaaatttgatttctgtcttaatatttttgggaatttttatacagaaacaaaatatataaagaTATACAATTTGTCAAAATTTGTATGAACTAgcccctctttctctctaataACCGAGGCGTTGACAGAATTCCAGGGTAGATAAATTACCTTCTCTTTTACCCCTTAACTCGTTTTCACTTACTTTTTTTCACTTGTAGGATATTGGACCGGATCTTGAGACAGCGAACCTCGGTAGCGGGCTGGGGCCGGTACTCCCTGAAGTTGAGCCTTCCACAAACTTGATTTTACTACGGCTTGAGCCGTAATCTAAAGGACCGGAACGGCGAACATTCCGCAGCCTGCTTTCTGTGCTCCGAAAGCTTCCGCTGTCAGCATCATACTCCTGGCCATGGGATGATGATCCTTTGAAATAACTTGAATCATACTGAGTGGAGTCGCCGTGAGGATGTCGCACTCCAGGAGAGGAATGTGAGAGCGAGGCAGCAGGTGAATGGCGGGGTGAACCACTAAGTAATGCAAGTGGTGTCGATGGAGAGTTTTCGTAATACTGGCTGTATATCGAGCGAAGAATGGCGTATGGAACATGGGATTCCAGAGAGCTTCTTGGAAGATAAGGAGAGATCTCACAAATTTGGTCTAGGAAGATTAGCTGTGCTACAAGATGAGATCTGTGAaggttgaaaattgaaatagcAGCTTGCGCTGGTTAAGTGGGAGAATCATAGACAATGTACATGACTCATGAGCAAGCAAGTGAAATCTTGTCATGACAATCTTTACGTGCATTCAAATCACAAACAAGTGAGAAGAGAAAAATGAACTTACCGGTTAGTTTCATTCCATGAATCCAGTATAATGCCTGCAGAGAATTTGACGAAGAGCTGCATTGTGGATTTTATGCTTACCTCAGCTGATGAACGACTTTGCATTTCAGTGTCCCCTGTTTCGACAGCATGtccatttgagagagattgtctTTGTTGATGCTCACGCTCCAGTCTAACAAACTCACTTCCTGCAATTACAGCAGTAATGCACCTGCCAACAAAATTTGTCCATGATAGGCATTAATACATTTTGCAAAAAGATcgattatttcttaaattaatgATCACAGAAGAACCAAGAAACTACATAAACAGATATTTTCCAATTGAACTTTACTAGTGGATTAGGTATGGGTTTGGATAATTTTCCTTTACGAACTTCAAGGACATAAGAATCCCATCTTGTATTCAGAAGTATCTAGCGTAAAATATAATTCTACTTATTGGTAAAAGTAAATGCAAGAGCACCTTGCCAAGCAGTGGATATTGTTGTTGAATCCCCCTGTGTCCACGTTGAAGGCAGTCGTATTCCAAATATTAGAAGTCATGAAGGTGGCGAATAAATAAGGCAAGAAGCTCCATGAACCATCGTTTGCACATCCAACCTCTTCTAAGATAAATCTCACCCACTGAGAATCATGATCGTAGACTACACCAAAGTTGTTTGCCACACCCCTCAATCTCCTGATTTCTATCTTTTCAGGTATTTCTTCAGGTATATGCTTAGCTATCCCGGTCAACAACGAATGTATCAAGGGTGCACCTTCTAAGAGCACAGCTCCAGAAGCTTCAGCTAGAAGTCTGTCAAAAGCCAAGGCCAGCCCAGCTTGAACGCAAAACCCAATCACGGTGTCTATATCGAGTATCTGCTTTATTGATGCGTCTCTTTCCATTCGGTCACCAGAATGCAGGCTGCCAGCAACTGCCTCTAGCACTTCACGGTTCGATCTCAATGATGTGTCAATACAATTCAAAAGGGCAGCAGTGTGTTCTTTCAGCATTCTGTCTAACCTGTCGACTCCATAGCCACCAAAAATCCGAACAAAGGCCTTCAATTCTTTGATATCAGTGACTGAATCAG
This genomic interval from Malus domestica chromosome 05, GDT2T_hap1 contains the following:
- the LOC103435288 gene encoding sulfiredoxin, chloroplastic/mitochondrial; the protein is MAHFVLQVPNSLRSFTVSASLSSNGSTPLSSRGSSGGGGGPVILELPLDKIRRPLMRTRSNDPNKVQELMDSIQEIGLQVPIDVLEVDGAYYGFSGCHRYEAHQRLGLPTIRCKIRRGTKETLRHHLR